The following nucleotide sequence is from Triticum dicoccoides isolate Atlit2015 ecotype Zavitan chromosome 7B, WEW_v2.0, whole genome shotgun sequence.
TTGCATGAATTTCGTACGGTTAGTTCGAACAGTTATTGAAATATATACAAACAATATTGAATGGCTTCATGTTCATGAACGGATACCGGAGCAAATTTACAGGTCAGGGAGATGCCCTGATAAATTTTTTCTGGTAGGCATGGCTACATTCAGCGCCGCGCCGACGGAGAGTGCATGTCGAATGGGTCTAGATTGACTGTACTTGCTGCTAGTGTCTGCAATTAGGCCGTCTTTTTTGGCAGAAACAAATAGGCCGTCAAATCCGACCATGGCTGCTTGCTAGCTGCTCTCTGATGGACTTCCGAGCAATCCGTGGTACAGTCACACTTGGGCTGGGGTGGGTTGGAATACTCTTAAACAAATGGAGTAGTACTGTGGTGTGGCTGCGTTGACCAGCGGAGGGCTGGCAAACACGGTGTATCGTGCGGGCAATGATCCGATGGGCCCACTTGCCAGCCTCCACCGAACGCGGTCGGCGATGATGACCGGTGGAGAGCATGCGGCGCTCTGTAGTAGGTGGTGTTCTTTCCCTTCACGTGGTTGTGGATCCAGGCACGCTCTTTCTCTCTTTCAAACGTTTATCAGCTGACACCGGGGGGCCTGGAGCGGGTGTGGTGTGGTCTGGATCGCTTTTTCTGTTTGTTATGCTCAATTTGTGTTGACTGGCGGGCTTCGTTTCCCACCCATGGCACGACCACCGACTGCCAGAAGTctactctccttccttcctccccgCCAGAAAGGTCAAGCAACCACACGCTAACAGCAGCAGGCGTGTCGCTGACTGACGCAGTTGCAGTGACAGTGGCACCATCGCTACCAGATTCCTTCtcaagcactcgtcaatggaatgtTTTATATATATGAGGATGCTCAGTCATCCTTGCCTTCAAGGCTTCAACAAACAACACCGCAACCACAGCGCAGCATTCACTCCCGAGCATCACCGGGGCGGGCTGCGACGGCGAGCGATCGATCTCGCTTGACCAACCACCATGGGCGCGCCAGGCGCAGCTCCCTTAGCGGGCAACAGCTTCGTCATCCTCTCCGTCGCCGTCGTCGGCATCCTCgccacctccctcctcctcctcacctactACCTCTTCCTCACCCGGTGCGGCCTCGCCTCCTGGCGCCGCGACCACGACGACGTCGTTGCCACGCAGCATCACCACCATATCGtctactccacagcaccagagccgaGCCGCGGCCTGGAGGAGGCGGCGATACGCCGGATACCCACGCTCCGGTACCGGGAGTCCAAGCAGCTGCGGGCACCGCAGGCCCAGGCGGCGAGCGAGTGCGCGGTGTGCCTCAGCGAGTTCCGGGAGGGGGAGAGGCTCCGGCTGCTGCCGCCCTGCCTCCACCTCTTCCACATCGACTGCATCGACGCCTGGCTCCACGCCACCGCCAACTGCCCGCTCTGCAGGGCCGCCATCTCCGGCTCCGCCTGCCAGCCCCAGCCCCACATTATACTTAACCAAATCGGCATCGTCAACGTCCTCCAGGCCGACCACACAGTCATCGACATCGCCTCGCCGTCCCGGGGCGAAACGAGCAACGTCGGTGGCGCACCTGCGACGGTAGTGAGCATGGGAGACGAGCGCATTCACCCGAGGAGGGACGagttggtggacgtgcagcagccgATGAGAAGGTCGCTGTCCATGGACTCCTGCAACGACAAGCACTTGTATCTCGCTCTGCAGAAGGTCCTGCGCCACCACCACTCTCACTCTGCTTCTCTCGGGGAGGACCGCAAGGGGGAGGGCAGCAcccccgccgccgcagccagcAGCCGGGCAGCAGGGAGGCTGCGGCGATCCTTCCTCTCCTTCAGCCACAGCCGGAGCTCCAGAAGTGCCATCTTGCCAATCTGAAACTATGGTTCAGTAGTACTCTGTACATTGCTTGTGGCTAGACTAGAGGATGAACTCAAACATTACTTGTGGCTAGACTAGATGATTGATTGCTCAACTCGACTTATACGACTAATACGACCCTCTCACGCTTTTCAATTTTATTTGTTTTGGTTTTCTGTTTTCAAGATCGCGTGTTCAGCTTTGGGTTGCACTCTAATCGACGGTGTTGAGGAAGTAAATCGAATGAGTCTTGACTAGATAaaactgtgaagaatcgattgtaaAGGAACAAGATAATCGAACAAATGATTGAATCGGTGTCCTTTATTGATGATTGACATGCTATTTATACAATGGGAACCGTCGCCTCATAGGGACGCGATGGTTCAAGAGGCATCGTTCCAGGCTGCAACCGACATGCCGGTTGCTAGTATCGTGGAACCGCACGGGAGCGGGGATTCCCCCAATAACCGTAAGGGTTATTATCTTAACGGGTTCGGCTCCTCTGCAGTCATGTAAAAATTGTACGGTGTTGTAGCTGCCCAAATTCATCATCCATTACAATCTGATGGCTCTCttgtctccttccttctcctcggtCTTAGCAGCAATGGAACGACGATGACGGACGCCGGAAGCACCCTGGTAAGGAAGCGGCAGTCCACACTGACGGTCTTGTGTTCACTGCTGTCATCCGTAGCACCTCGATTCCATCTAGTTCCACGATCACGACGTTTACGAATCCCCCGCCCCCAGAGGCAACATCCACTTCTCCCTTCCCGAACACCTTTTCTCTATGAGACCTTCGCTGCCGCCGCCGTGCGTGCTATGCATGCATGCCGACTGCCTGGAGAGTTTCTCAGCCACCAAGAGCGCCGCGTGGTCGTGTTGTACAACAAGGTAAGCCCTTCGTAGTTTTCAAGGGAGCGTGGCTAGGAAGTGGGAAGGAGTTTTGGCAATGGGGCGGCATGGACACCGCCGGCCTGATCATGAACATGTGAGGCGCGCTCGAGGGCGAGCTCATTGACGCACTTGTTGAACATCCCGAATTGAACGAGCAGAAGCTTTTTGCAATTGGGCCACTGAATCTCTATTGTAAGCGAGGGCTCAGAGGCCGGCGAAGACGCGGTGCGAGTGTATGGACTGGCTCGACAAGCAGCCGCCGGCGTCCGTGCTCTACTGTCCTACGGAACAATGTCATATTCCCGGGGAGAGAAAATTCTGGAGCTGCCAGCGGGCACTGAAGGGCAGCAAGCAGAGGTTATCCTGGGTATTGCGGGAAGACCGTGCACTTCCGGCGGCCATCGTCGTCATCGCTCCATTGTTGTGTGCAAAGAGCGAGAAGGAGCAAAGAGCGAGGGGGGGAAGAAGACAGGACATGACACAACTGTAGTGCAGGAGAGCCATCAGATGACAATGGATGGTGGATATGGCCAGCTACAGTACCCGTACAGTTTTTACTCAACTGCAGAGGAGCCAAACCCTATCTTAACACTCTCCCTAATCACCCTTAATTGCATGTGAGTCCATCATGTGATAAAGTCtcctccaaaaaccttgtgggaaaaatatgaggagtAGTGTAGGATATGCTGGTAAAACTCCTTCAAATCCAGTGagaaaataaggagaaaatgatccAACATATAATGATTATTGCCTCTGTTAACTCGATATGAAGCATATTCATAGAATTTGGAGGACAATAAATATGTCGTATATACTTTCCTAAAAACCCCAGTGGGGAAAAcagaaagtatgacatatgatcttatgttgatattacctcattaaaaacctctatgagaacctgtaaagtaaactcacgaagggaaaaagagtataatatgatgctttggaggaaaaaataacccggccccggagatTATTGCTCAATCAATGAAAATTTAAAAGGCCGTCAAAAAaattccggctcacaatgatgcttccggtttaccatccggttcaagggaaatcccaTCTCCCACAAAATTCCGAAGCTCTCAAACCCGGTTTAAAAAATTCTGGGTTCAAGAAGAATTATCTCTTGCAAAgttgagttctcaggaaaaattaaagggaccaaaagagagtctgttgcaaagcacgactcaaacataggtaccccgcTCCAAAGACCAatcgggggctgatcgtattcgaatcatagctcaaccctttttgggaaccgactttgatcgtattcgaatcagagttgttaaaaaactctcaaggtcattagggagcttcctgttcaaacataggtcgtattcgaaccaaagagaacatagctgtcggtactgtCTTGATCGGCACACTGTTGAGcttactagggggcttcttgattgtattcgaatcatagctcaaccccttttgggaaccgactttgatcgtattcgaatcagagtcgttaaaaaactcccaaagtcattagggggcttcctgttcaaacataggtcatattcaaaccaaagagaacatagctgtcggtaccctcttgattggcgtaatgccaaagccactgggggctacatgatcatattcgaatcctagcttaacccctttggaacggtttactgatcgtattcgaatcagaagccttgattATTTCTtcttatttggtttaagttttattTCAAAGCAACCTTTATTTGACTTGAGACCTTTTTGTTCAGATCTAAATTTAAgtgtggtttaaatttaacccggcttggctttgatGATAAGTCAccagcatatgacaatcatcaAACATTCGGAGgtcttggcttctaaagattgggttatcacccttacctgCACAGGTATCATAACTCGGCAGTACGattaaatatcacaggtatgatattgtttatacatgattatgtttaaaccggccctggctatggactttaagtcgccgatctattttggattgcgccatttgaatcatgcgcttatcaatcattgtattattgcccttattggatacggcgatgtaagccggcagtatgagcCAATTCTACAGGTATGTTTTCCTGATTATATAAATATGTGAGGTTGGatgacccgccctggcttttgacattaagtcgccagtatgtttaggcttgaatggctttaatcctagtcttttccataattgcataaagactatattatgtttgggttcTCACCCGCCCTggctttgacgttaagtcgccagggcatatgttgtttaaactttgtgcaagatttgcagaaatatgacttatataaatgacaGGGCATATGTTATTTAAActttgtgcaggatttgcagaaatatgacttatataaatgattaagttcaagctcattatcaaaattatgcttcaaaatgattatctgtTCTGGATTTTCCCAAAGGCTATAGGCCGTCGGGTTATAAAATTCcagcttacaatgaatgcgcattaagtcgccatcggccaagagccaccgagtatttaaactccggatttacttgtcaactcaTAAGTGCTATGATTGAGgttttttcaaagtcgctttagcgcaatggttattattttatcaatggatatgtttgattctacaatggaaggaatagtcccgagtcgttgtaggcttacgacccagcacttgggggctacgttattcaagttgagattacatcaaataggcaagtcccatgtcactgccagcatgcaccatggcacttggggctaatgtcggggatatacctcgcGGTATGACCCGGACGGAAGTATGACCTGGTCAGGCTTGgcgttttcattggtaacccgcaggAGGACTAgcgactcacgagcctggcgactcatgGATGGCCCTAACGgtgggtcagatagaagactaggcccaaggcccagaaggccgactcATGTTACGGTGGGCCGATTTACGAGGAAAGacataaggagttttcccttaagggggcagactagaattccacttgtaatagactagtcctaatcctaataggactccacatgtaacccgcctcttcaacttaggggcagggcaccccaagagggagagaagaaacaatctctagggctagacacaactaaaggggagaTAGCTTATTCGGCGTCTTcctgatgagcataatgagatctagccacaaacagcatgtagggctattaccagatgatgttttccgaggcccgaagctgtctaaattcttgtcttgtgtgttgtgtctctcgtcccgatcaacccctctcaagctaccacatagatgcgttggcctcacgactaagtcctcgcattaggacatctgacgtgacaattccacgacacttccCCTGATTCTTGCAAATTCTGAAGCCATCAcataccaattccatgaacataTTTCTGAAATGTAGAAGTTGGTAGAGACTTGGTGAACAAATCAGTcacatgatttgacttgcaagatatgtAATATATCGGTATTGCTTATTATGTAACCTGTTCGCATC
It contains:
- the LOC119339785 gene encoding RING-H2 finger protein ATL16-like, whose translation is MGAPGAAPLAGNSFVILSVAVVGILATSLLLLTYYLFLTRCGLASWRRDHDDVVATQHHHHIVYSTAPEPSRGLEEAAIRRIPTLRYRESKQLRAPQAQAASECAVCLSEFREGERLRLLPPCLHLFHIDCIDAWLHATANCPLCRAAISGSACQPQPHIILNQIGIVNVLQADHTVIDIASPSRGETSNVGGAPATVVSMGDERIHPRRDELVDVQQPMRRSLSMDSCNDKHLYLALQKVLRHHHSHSASLGEDRKGEGSTPAAAASSRAAGRLRRSFLSFSHSRSSRSAILPI